Proteins encoded in a region of the Oscillospiraceae bacterium MB24-C1 genome:
- a CDS encoding tRNA (cytidine(34)-2'-O)-methyltransferase has protein sequence MRTLNIVLIEPQIPQNTGNIARTCAATGARLHLVGPMGFVLDDKKLKRAGLDYWHLLDITEYADSADFFARNCGPFYFFTTKARQSHSDACYPDGAYLVFGREDAGLPETLLYENPESCVRIPMLEEARSLNLSNTVAVAVFETLRQWGYPGLSGEGRLRNYRWEE, from the coding sequence TTGCGAACGCTTAATATTGTTTTAATTGAACCTCAAATTCCGCAAAATACTGGCAATATCGCTCGCACCTGTGCGGCAACCGGCGCACGACTACATCTGGTTGGCCCCATGGGTTTTGTTCTGGATGATAAAAAGCTAAAACGCGCCGGGCTGGATTACTGGCACCTGCTGGACATTACCGAGTACGCCGACAGCGCAGATTTTTTTGCCAGAAATTGCGGGCCTTTTTATTTTTTTACCACCAAGGCGCGCCAATCCCATAGTGACGCGTGCTATCCCGATGGGGCTTATCTCGTGTTCGGACGCGAGGACGCCGGGCTGCCCGAGACGTTACTTTATGAAAACCCCGAAAGCTGTGTGCGAATTCCTATGCTTGAGGAAGCCCGCAGCCTGAATCTTTCAAATACTGTTGCGGTCGCCGTGTTTGAAACGCTGCGGCAATGGGGCTATCCCGGCCTTTCAGGCGAGGGAAGACTGCGCAACTACCGCTGGGAGGAATAA
- a CDS encoding DegV family protein, with product MRKTLMLCDSCCDLSLEQERKYGVRIVNCGVEMNGIPYEDRVEINCETIYAEVERTNTLPHTSQVTVIQFMEEFLRAAKEGYTDVICVTMNAKGSGTYSAAKHAVELLPSEYPALEGKLHIRVIDSTTYSYVIAMPILLGLERLKKGDDPDAVANDMQDWYNNSITLVGLYNLQYAKRSGRLNACAAFVGDILGVKPIMSISGENKVLEKTRGDKTLVPKMAQLYVNMAEDIKGDYIIAYGNNPEQAKELAAAIKKLGGKAPYLMGPIGPCVAINAGPKMLGLGFRKKAE from the coding sequence ATGAGAAAAACTCTGATGCTTTGCGATTCCTGCTGTGATCTATCTCTGGAGCAGGAAAGAAAATACGGCGTACGCATTGTTAACTGCGGTGTCGAAATGAACGGCATTCCTTATGAGGACCGCGTAGAAATAAATTGCGAGACTATTTATGCCGAGGTTGAAAGAACCAATACCTTACCGCATACCTCACAGGTGACGGTTATTCAGTTCATGGAGGAGTTTTTGCGTGCCGCTAAAGAAGGCTACACTGACGTAATCTGCGTCACTATGAATGCCAAGGGCTCAGGTACCTATTCAGCGGCAAAGCACGCTGTTGAGCTTTTGCCGAGTGAATATCCTGCGCTTGAGGGCAAGCTACACATCCGCGTTATCGACTCCACAACCTATTCTTATGTCATTGCGATGCCAATCCTGCTCGGGTTAGAGCGTCTTAAAAAGGGTGACGATCCCGATGCCGTCGCCAACGACATGCAGGACTGGTATAATAATTCGATCACGCTTGTTGGTCTATACAACCTACAATATGCCAAGCGCTCCGGTCGTTTAAACGCCTGCGCTGCTTTTGTGGGTGATATACTGGGGGTAAAGCCCATCATGTCAATCTCCGGCGAAAACAAAGTGCTTGAGAAAACCCGTGGTGACAAAACACTGGTACCTAAAATGGCCCAGCTGTACGTAAACATGGCTGAAGACATTAAAGGGGACTATATTATCGCTTACGGCAATAATCCCGAACAAGCCAAAGAGCTGGCTGCTGCCATCAAAAAACTGGGCGGTAAGGCACCGTATCTTATGGGTCCCATTGGTCCCTGCGTAGCCATCAATGCTGGCCCCAAAATGCTGGGGCTTGGCTTTAGAAAAAAAGCGGAATAA
- a CDS encoding Sapep family Mn(2+)-dependent dipeptidase, with product MAISAALLQGVDRYLAAHEKEMVSDLCRLIEIKSITQPNSSKETPYGRGCLESLQAMGNICAKKGLTLQNHENQCASLRWGEGSEELGIFTHLDVVPAGNGWTTDAFIPVVENGFVRGRGSIDNKGSAIVGLYALDCIRSLKLPMKHAVRLFYGCNEEDMMTDVEYYGKTVGWPKFSLVPDSMFPAAFAEKGIFAGSVISEPIADEILLLQAGTATNTVASECEILVAKKHFEVLKAQANDQVTITCEGEYTKLHAIGLSAHASMPEQSLNAIGLGLDALLRAGILHGEEKSLIAFWRDVLLDVTGKTLGIAQDMGEYGLLTIIGGLARRTEDGRFVFGFNCRYPAKDSCKRIEPLMRAACTAHGLDLTVEEGVDGFCMPSDHPVVTAMTAIANELTGESRTPFLMKGATYCRVIPNAIPFGPEMDSCAPAFPVGRGGIHQPDESFSIKEMLNATKIYVAALLELDAML from the coding sequence GTGGCTATTTCCGCTGCACTATTGCAGGGGGTCGACCGTTATCTTGCCGCACATGAAAAAGAAATGGTTTCAGATCTCTGCCGTTTAATAGAAATTAAAAGCATCACCCAACCTAACAGCTCCAAGGAAACTCCCTATGGCAGGGGGTGCCTTGAATCACTTCAGGCCATGGGCAACATCTGCGCTAAAAAAGGTTTGACGCTGCAAAACCACGAAAACCAGTGCGCCAGTCTGCGTTGGGGCGAGGGGAGTGAGGAGCTGGGCATTTTTACCCACCTTGATGTAGTACCCGCGGGTAACGGTTGGACTACCGACGCCTTCATACCAGTGGTCGAAAACGGCTTTGTCCGTGGACGCGGCTCCATTGATAACAAAGGCTCCGCTATTGTGGGCCTGTACGCACTCGACTGTATCCGCAGTTTAAAGCTACCTATGAAGCACGCCGTGCGTCTGTTTTACGGCTGCAACGAAGAAGATATGATGACCGATGTTGAGTATTATGGCAAGACGGTCGGCTGGCCTAAATTTTCTTTGGTACCGGACAGCATGTTCCCTGCCGCCTTTGCTGAAAAGGGCATCTTTGCGGGCAGCGTCATCTCAGAACCAATCGCTGATGAAATTCTTTTGCTTCAGGCGGGTACCGCCACTAATACCGTTGCTTCCGAGTGTGAAATTCTGGTGGCAAAAAAACATTTTGAAGTACTTAAAGCTCAGGCAAATGACCAAGTTACAATTACCTGCGAGGGGGAATACACTAAGCTTCATGCCATTGGACTTTCGGCCCATGCCTCAATGCCCGAGCAATCTCTAAACGCTATCGGCCTTGGCCTTGATGCACTGCTACGCGCTGGTATTTTGCACGGCGAAGAGAAATCTCTCATAGCTTTCTGGCGTGATGTCCTTTTAGATGTAACTGGCAAAACACTGGGCATTGCGCAGGATATGGGGGAATACGGTCTACTGACTATTATTGGGGGACTTGCCCGCCGTACTGAAGACGGGCGTTTTGTGTTCGGTTTCAATTGCCGTTACCCCGCTAAAGACAGCTGTAAGCGTATCGAACCACTCATGCGTGCCGCCTGCACCGCGCACGGGCTTGATTTGACGGTAGAGGAGGGGGTTGACGGCTTTTGTATGCCAAGCGATCACCCCGTTGTCACCGCCATGACCGCTATTGCAAACGAATTGACTGGCGAATCGCGTACCCCATTTTTGATGAAGGGTGCTACCTATTGCCGCGTAATTCCAAATGCCATCCCCTTTGGGCCAGAAATGGACAGCTGCGCACCAGCCTTCCCGGTGGGGCGTGGCGGTATCCACCAACCCGATGAATCCTTCTCAATCAAAGAGATGCTCAACGCAACCAAAATATATGTCGCGGCACTACTTGAGTTGGATGCAATGCTCTAA
- the abc-f gene encoding ABC-F type ribosomal protection protein yields MSLINVKNLTFAYDGSHDNIFENVSFMLDTDWRLGLTGRNGRGKTTFLKLLMGKYPFSGSISADVEFEYFPYEVAEKQRLTLEIITAMLPDIQEWEIVRELNLLKTADDLLYRSFETLSNGEQTKVLLAALFLKHNRFLLIDEPTNHLDMEARAVVGNYLRQKSGFILVSHDRALLDGCINHIMSVNKSDIDIQKGNFSSWWQNKERQDSFEQVTNDKLKKHIKRLEQTAKQKASWSDKVEKTKYATKNSGLHPDRGYVGHKAQKMMKRAKSLENRQQSAIEEKSKLLKNIEFTQILKIQPLEYRAATLIGLEKVTIHYSGRIVCPNISFSVKCGDRIALCGANGSGKSSLLKLILNEDIPYSGNILRGSGLKISYVRQDASWLSGNLSEYAREQKIDESLFKAILRKLDFSRIQFEKDMCDFSAGQKKKVLIARSLCEQAHLYIWDEPLNFIDVYSRIQIETLLKTYQPTVLFVEHDRAFGQEIATKTVQL; encoded by the coding sequence ATGTCTTTAATCAATGTTAAAAACCTCACCTTTGCGTATGATGGAAGTCACGATAATATTTTTGAGAATGTCAGTTTTATGTTGGATACCGACTGGCGACTAGGGCTTACCGGCCGGAATGGTCGGGGGAAAACTACTTTTTTAAAGCTGCTGATGGGTAAGTATCCGTTTTCAGGCAGCATCTCAGCTGATGTTGAATTTGAATATTTCCCCTATGAAGTAGCGGAAAAACAACGATTAACGCTGGAAATTATCACTGCCATGTTGCCCGATATTCAGGAATGGGAAATCGTTCGCGAACTCAATTTGCTTAAAACTGCCGATGATTTACTTTATCGCTCTTTTGAGACCCTTTCAAATGGCGAACAGACCAAAGTTTTGCTGGCAGCACTATTTTTGAAACACAACCGCTTTTTATTGATAGACGAACCCACCAACCATCTGGATATGGAGGCAAGAGCGGTAGTTGGCAACTATTTGCGGCAAAAAAGCGGGTTTATTCTTGTCTCGCACGACCGGGCACTCTTAGATGGTTGTATCAACCATATCATGTCAGTTAATAAAAGTGATATTGATATTCAGAAGGGGAATTTCTCGTCATGGTGGCAGAATAAGGAACGACAGGATAGCTTTGAGCAAGTGACAAATGACAAGTTAAAAAAGCATATCAAGAGGCTTGAGCAGACGGCCAAACAAAAAGCGTCGTGGTCAGATAAGGTTGAAAAAACCAAATATGCCACTAAAAATTCTGGACTGCACCCCGACAGAGGTTATGTCGGGCATAAGGCTCAAAAAATGATGAAACGCGCAAAATCATTAGAAAATCGCCAGCAGTCAGCTATTGAAGAAAAGTCAAAGCTTTTAAAAAATATTGAATTCACCCAAATACTCAAAATTCAACCGCTTGAATATCGAGCGGCAACGTTGATTGGGCTTGAAAAGGTAACCATCCATTATAGTGGGCGCATAGTATGTCCAAATATCAGCTTTTCAGTTAAGTGTGGAGATAGAATTGCGCTGTGTGGGGCAAATGGATCTGGAAAATCCAGCCTGTTGAAACTGATTCTAAATGAGGATATTCCCTATTCAGGCAATATTTTGCGAGGCAGCGGGCTAAAAATCTCTTACGTCAGGCAGGACGCTTCGTGGCTCTCCGGAAATCTGTCGGAGTATGCCCGGGAGCAGAAGATTGATGAAAGTCTGTTTAAAGCAATTTTGCGCAAACTGGATTTTTCCCGTATTCAGTTCGAAAAAGATATGTGCGATTTCAGCGCTGGGCAGAAAAAGAAAGTGCTGATCGCCCGCAGCCTCTGCGAGCAAGCGCACCTATATATCTGGGATGAGCCGCTAAACTTTATTGACGTCTATTCCCGTATTCAGATAGAGACGTTGCTAAAAACTTATCAGCCGACCGTTTTATTCGTCGAGCACGACCGTGCTTTTGGCCAGGAGATCGCAACTAAGACGGTGCAGCTTTAG
- a CDS encoding branched-chain amino acid aminotransferase, with amino-acid sequence MEKKNIDWGSLGFSYIPTDSRYVSIYSDGKWDAGQLVSDSNVTMNESAGVLQYAQTCFEGLKAYTTKDGSIVTFRPELNAARMKDTCNRLMMPVFPEERFIEALDMLVKDNAAYVPPFGSGATLYIRPFMYGSGPVIGVAPAPEYTFRMFCTPVGPYFKGGAKPIKLTVSPYDRAAPHGTGHIKAGLNYAMSLYAGYEAKHAGFAENMFLDAATRTKVEETGGANFLFVTKDGKVVTPKSPSILPSITRRSLMIVAKDYLGLECEEREVMFDEVRDFAECGLCGTAAVISPVGSINNFGEEICFPSGMEEMGPITKKLYETLTGIQMGTIEAPEGWIHKVL; translated from the coding sequence ATGGAGAAAAAAAATATAGACTGGGGCTCACTGGGATTTAGCTATATTCCCACCGATAGCCGATATGTATCGATTTATTCAGACGGAAAATGGGATGCAGGACAGTTGGTCTCTGACTCGAACGTTACTATGAATGAATCTGCCGGTGTGCTTCAGTATGCGCAGACCTGTTTTGAGGGGCTCAAAGCTTACACAACCAAGGACGGCAGCATTGTCACTTTCCGCCCTGAATTAAATGCAGCTAGAATGAAAGATACTTGTAACCGTTTGATGATGCCGGTCTTCCCCGAAGAGCGTTTTATTGAGGCGCTTGATATGCTGGTCAAGGATAACGCCGCCTATGTTCCGCCGTTCGGTTCAGGTGCAACGCTTTATATCCGTCCGTTTATGTACGGTTCCGGTCCGGTTATCGGCGTGGCCCCTGCTCCGGAATATACCTTCCGGATGTTCTGTACCCCCGTCGGCCCTTACTTTAAGGGTGGTGCTAAGCCGATTAAGCTGACCGTCAGTCCCTATGACCGTGCAGCCCCCCACGGCACCGGCCATATTAAGGCAGGACTAAACTATGCTATGAGTTTGTATGCTGGTTATGAAGCCAAGCATGCCGGTTTTGCCGAGAATATGTTCCTTGATGCGGCCACCCGCACAAAGGTTGAAGAAACCGGCGGTGCAAACTTCTTGTTTGTCACCAAGGACGGAAAGGTTGTTACGCCGAAGTCTCCTTCTATTTTACCGTCCATTACCCGCCGCTCACTGATGATTGTTGCCAAGGATTATCTTGGACTTGAGTGCGAAGAGCGCGAAGTCATGTTTGACGAAGTACGTGATTTTGCCGAGTGTGGCCTGTGTGGTACCGCCGCGGTCATCTCTCCTGTCGGAAGCATCAACAACTTTGGTGAAGAAATCTGCTTCCCTTCCGGCATGGAAGAAATGGGTCCCATTACCAAGAAGTTGTATGAGACACTCACTGGTATCCAGATGGGTACTATCGAAGCACCTGAAGGCTGGATTCACAAGGTACTGTGA
- a CDS encoding ParB/RepB/Spo0J family partition protein codes for MGFLPLLGNSFTRVRLVPLDSIDTNPAQPRQIFEQKALEELALSIKENGLISPILIRKKGDRFQLIAGERRLKAFKMLGETSIPALLEEADDRRSAALAIIENMQRKDLTFFEEAQAIELLIKTQELTQQQAAERLGLSQSAIANKLRLLRLPKRQVDRLILAGLTERHARALLPLCGDARLEEVVTRLTKERPTVTQTEKLIEGLQKQQKLKQGGRILILKDLRLFTSTIRHAVEVMKQAGIEAKTEKIEDEKNIIYTIIIPKASQGKNISQRSQTPPLRSVL; via the coding sequence ATGGGGTTTCTGCCGTTATTAGGTAACAGCTTTACACGGGTCAGGCTAGTGCCGCTTGACAGCATAGATACTAATCCGGCACAGCCCCGGCAAATTTTTGAACAAAAAGCGCTGGAGGAGTTGGCGCTGTCTATAAAAGAAAATGGCTTAATTTCACCGATTTTGATTAGAAAAAAAGGCGATCGCTTCCAGCTTATAGCCGGTGAGCGTCGGCTAAAAGCTTTTAAAATGTTAGGAGAAACAAGCATTCCTGCGCTGTTGGAGGAAGCGGACGATCGACGTAGCGCGGCTCTTGCCATTATCGAAAATATGCAGCGAAAGGATTTGACTTTTTTTGAAGAAGCGCAGGCCATAGAGCTGCTGATAAAAACCCAGGAGCTAACGCAACAACAGGCTGCAGAGAGGTTGGGGCTTTCTCAATCTGCGATAGCTAATAAACTTCGTTTGCTTCGTTTGCCTAAACGCCAAGTGGATAGGCTTATTTTGGCTGGATTGACTGAACGACACGCCAGAGCGTTGTTACCACTATGTGGTGATGCACGGCTTGAAGAAGTGGTGACACGACTTACTAAAGAACGTCCTACTGTTACACAGACCGAAAAGTTGATTGAAGGATTGCAAAAACAGCAAAAATTGAAGCAAGGCGGTCGCATTTTAATTTTAAAAGATTTACGCCTTTTCACTTCAACTATTAGACATGCTGTCGAGGTGATGAAGCAGGCTGGCATAGAAGCTAAAACAGAAAAAATTGAAGATGAAAAAAATATTATTTACACTATTATTATTCCCAAGGCAAGCCAAGGTAAAAATATTTCTCAACGAAGTCAGACACCACCATTAAGGTCGGTGCTTTGA
- a CDS encoding EamA family transporter: MANEVGAFLPIALIVCSNLFYNIAAKATPSGANAFASLVITYVVAAICALLMMRFQTGSFSIQNFKGVNWTAILLAASITALEIGYILAYRAGWNISVCSLIANITLAVLLVIVGVLIYHESISPKQVGGMVLCLGGLLLINLK; this comes from the coding sequence ATGGCAAATGAGGTTGGGGCATTTCTTCCTATAGCGCTGATTGTGTGTTCAAACTTGTTTTATAATATTGCGGCAAAAGCGACACCGTCGGGTGCTAACGCTTTTGCATCACTGGTAATAACATATGTAGTGGCGGCCATATGTGCGCTGCTGATGATGCGTTTTCAGACCGGGAGTTTTTCGATTCAAAACTTTAAAGGCGTCAACTGGACAGCCATTTTGCTCGCAGCCAGTATCACAGCCCTTGAAATTGGGTACATTTTGGCCTACCGGGCGGGCTGGAATATTAGCGTATGCTCACTGATTGCCAATATTACGCTTGCTGTGTTACTGGTAATTGTCGGCGTTTTGATTTACCATGAAAGCATCAGCCCCAAGCAAGTTGGCGGAATGGTGCTCTGTCTGGGCGGGTTACTACTGATAAACTTAAAGTAA
- the rsmG gene encoding 16S rRNA (guanine(527)-N(7))-methyltransferase RsmG yields MIPTDKLSACAASFGLALDTQQCNFFNTYGKFLLEYNEKVNLTAITDPAEIAIKHFADSIFPLALTEFTQGASLIDVGTGAGFPGVPIKIMRPDIRLTLLDSLNKRLMFLKQLSTLLGQENTFIHARAEIAGADEKLRGQFDYATSRAVAQLAVLCEYCLPLLKVGGKMLALKGPDCGAEIEAAKKAIGLLGGNIVSVQEYALENQGERTLIVIKKEKPTPKKYPRQRIKLNEKPL; encoded by the coding sequence ATGATTCCGACAGATAAACTTTCTGCCTGTGCGGCTTCCTTCGGGTTGGCGTTGGATACGCAACAATGCAATTTTTTCAATACTTATGGTAAATTTTTATTGGAATATAACGAAAAAGTGAATCTTACCGCTATCACCGATCCGGCTGAAATCGCAATTAAGCATTTTGCTGACAGCATTTTTCCCCTAGCGCTTACTGAGTTTACACAAGGGGCCTCGCTGATTGATGTAGGGACAGGGGCGGGATTTCCAGGTGTGCCGATAAAGATTATGCGTCCGGATATTAGGCTGACATTGCTTGACAGTCTAAATAAAAGGTTGATGTTTTTAAAACAACTATCGACTTTGCTCGGGCAAGAGAATACATTTATTCATGCCCGTGCCGAGATAGCCGGGGCCGACGAAAAGCTGCGAGGGCAATTTGATTATGCTACCTCACGCGCGGTGGCACAACTGGCGGTACTCTGTGAATATTGCCTGCCGCTTTTAAAAGTTGGAGGGAAAATGCTGGCGTTAAAAGGACCGGATTGTGGAGCGGAGATTGAAGCAGCAAAAAAGGCTATCGGATTGCTGGGGGGAAATATTGTCTCCGTTCAGGAATATGCGCTGGAAAATCAAGGAGAAAGAACGCTGATTGTAATAAAAAAAGAGAAGCCAACCCCGAAAAAATATCCGCGTCAGCGTATAAAACTCAACGAAAAACCATTATAA
- the mnmG gene encoding tRNA uridine-5-carboxymethylaminomethyl(34) synthesis enzyme MnmG, producing the protein MTEFIAQSYDIAVIGAGHAGCEAALAAARLGKKTALFTISLDAVANMPCNPSIGGTAKGHIVREIDALGGEMGRIADKTMLQSRMLNRGKGPAVHSLRVQSDRLRYHQVMKQVVESTPNLDLIQAEVVKIETENGAVSAVVTMLGAIYPVRAVIIATGTYLKGKIFIGEFSQESGPDGCHPANALGTCLCELGLPMRRFKTGTPARVNRNSIDFSKLEVQPGDEEIIPFSVDTDEGTLTNKMVCHIGYTNSNTHEIIRANLHRSPMFAGVIEGVGPRYCPSIEDKVVRFSDKLRHQLFVEPMGEDTEEMYLQGVSSSLPFEVQLAFYHSITGLEQVKVMRPAYAIEYDCIDPLALSPSLMCKKVENLFGAGQFNGTSGYEEAAAQGLVAGINAVRSLDGLNPFVMARDESYIGTLIDDLTTKGVTEPYRMMTSRSEYRLLLRQDNAEARLTPKGREIGLISDARWQQFLLREQQRRDEIARLQNTTLSPTEELNRLLELQGTARLVSGVKMGDLLRRPQITYAMLEPFDQKRPQLPRAVTDQVEIEIKYAGYIQKQRAQAAEMQRLRGIDLSGIDFYEIKGLRIEAREKLKKVAPESLGAAMNISGVSPADISVLMLELSRRRRKGEEKNDSDR; encoded by the coding sequence ATGACCGAATTTATTGCGCAAAGCTATGATATTGCCGTTATTGGGGCGGGACATGCTGGTTGTGAAGCGGCCTTGGCGGCTGCTCGTCTCGGTAAAAAGACGGCGTTATTTACAATATCTCTTGATGCCGTCGCCAACATGCCCTGCAATCCATCAATTGGCGGAACCGCCAAGGGTCATATTGTACGCGAAATTGATGCACTTGGTGGTGAGATGGGCCGTATAGCGGATAAGACGATGTTACAAAGCCGTATGCTCAACCGCGGAAAAGGGCCAGCCGTGCATTCGCTGCGTGTGCAAAGTGACCGATTGCGTTACCATCAGGTGATGAAACAGGTTGTGGAAAGTACGCCAAATCTTGACCTGATTCAGGCAGAGGTTGTAAAAATTGAAACAGAAAATGGTGCTGTTTCAGCGGTGGTGACCATGCTTGGCGCAATTTATCCGGTGCGGGCGGTGATTATTGCCACCGGAACTTATCTAAAAGGAAAAATTTTCATCGGCGAATTTTCTCAGGAGTCTGGCCCAGACGGATGCCACCCCGCCAATGCGCTCGGGACTTGTTTGTGTGAGTTAGGGTTGCCTATGCGACGGTTTAAAACCGGTACGCCCGCACGTGTCAACCGCAACTCCATCGATTTCTCGAAGCTGGAGGTTCAGCCCGGTGACGAAGAGATTATACCGTTTTCGGTCGATACCGACGAGGGTACGCTTACCAATAAAATGGTGTGTCATATCGGTTACACCAATTCCAATACCCACGAGATTATCCGCGCCAATTTGCACCGTTCTCCCATGTTTGCGGGAGTAATTGAAGGTGTTGGCCCACGATATTGTCCCTCAATAGAGGACAAAGTGGTACGATTTTCTGATAAACTACGGCATCAACTTTTTGTCGAGCCAATGGGAGAAGATACCGAGGAGATGTATCTGCAAGGCGTGAGTAGTTCACTTCCCTTTGAGGTGCAGCTCGCATTTTACCACTCGATTACGGGGCTGGAGCAGGTTAAGGTTATGCGTCCCGCCTATGCGATAGAATACGATTGTATTGATCCGCTGGCGCTCTCCCCTTCTCTGATGTGTAAAAAGGTTGAAAACCTTTTCGGGGCGGGACAGTTTAACGGTACCTCCGGCTATGAAGAAGCCGCGGCCCAGGGGCTTGTCGCAGGTATAAACGCCGTACGGTCACTGGACGGATTGAACCCCTTTGTTATGGCACGTGATGAAAGTTACATTGGTACCTTAATAGATGATTTGACAACCAAAGGTGTTACTGAGCCTTACCGCATGATGACCTCTCGCTCGGAGTATCGCCTTTTGTTGCGGCAGGATAATGCCGAAGCTCGTTTGACGCCCAAGGGTCGGGAGATTGGGCTAATCAGCGACGCACGCTGGCAGCAGTTTTTGCTGCGTGAGCAGCAGCGGCGAGATGAAATTGCCCGTTTGCAGAATACAACACTCTCCCCCACTGAGGAGCTAAACCGATTGCTGGAATTACAAGGTACGGCACGGCTCGTCAGTGGTGTTAAGATGGGGGATTTGCTGCGTCGACCGCAGATTACCTACGCCATGCTCGAGCCGTTTGATCAAAAGCGGCCGCAGCTTCCCCGTGCTGTGACAGATCAGGTTGAAATTGAGATCAAATATGCAGGCTATATTCAAAAGCAGCGGGCCCAGGCCGCCGAAATGCAGCGTCTGCGGGGCATAGATCTTAGCGGTATTGACTTTTACGAAATAAAGGGTTTGCGTATCGAGGCGCGCGAAAAGCTTAAAAAGGTTGCACCAGAAAGCTTGGGTGCGGCCATGAATATCTCAGGGGTCTCCCCTGCGGACATTTCAGTGCTGATGCTGGAGCTTTCTCGGCGTCGGAGAAAGGGAGAGGAAAAAAATGATTCCGACAGATAA
- the mnmE gene encoding tRNA uridine-5-carboxymethylaminomethyl(34) synthesis GTPase MnmE has product MNRTIVALSTPPAHSAIAVVRLSGVDAITIADKIFRPFYAESLNNLPGYHAAYGEVFSDSGLVDEVVALVYRAPKSYTGENMVELSCHGNPLIAARLVSACIAAGAAPAGAGEFTKRAFENGKLDLSQAEAVAELIEAESELATNAAQQRRTGELGKRVQSLCDKLSFAAAQLAVWSDYPEEEDAPAITREELRETFEAVLAQLKELACQYNTGRLIQKGIKVAIAGSPNVGKSTLINYLSGSDRAIVTDIAGTTRDIIEAPAELDGITIHLLDTAGIRETGDEIERIGIKRAMDAIETSDLVLYLLDQSKTVTNQDRTLLEQVKLRPNLVVLNKTDLENDSFQHLADADVKISALTGEGIENLKKSIKKALGITLTQDSCLIASQRQFDCVLRSEKALSEAIFHLDSGVTLDVVGIMIEEAIAPLAELTGRTASQSVIEQVFTKFCVGK; this is encoded by the coding sequence ATGAATCGAACCATTGTTGCTCTGAGTACTCCCCCCGCACACAGTGCTATTGCGGTTGTGCGTCTTTCTGGCGTTGATGCCATAACAATTGCCGATAAAATTTTTCGTCCTTTTTATGCCGAAAGCCTAAATAACCTGCCGGGATATCATGCCGCTTATGGCGAGGTGTTTTCCGACAGTGGACTGGTTGACGAAGTGGTGGCTCTTGTGTACCGCGCACCAAAAAGTTATACCGGAGAAAATATGGTTGAGCTTTCCTGCCATGGTAACCCGCTGATTGCCGCTAGACTAGTATCAGCTTGTATTGCCGCAGGGGCTGCACCTGCGGGTGCTGGAGAATTTACTAAAAGAGCTTTTGAAAACGGGAAATTAGATTTATCCCAAGCTGAGGCAGTAGCCGAATTAATTGAAGCTGAAAGCGAACTTGCCACTAATGCAGCGCAACAGCGTAGAACCGGCGAACTGGGTAAACGTGTGCAATCTTTATGTGATAAACTTAGCTTTGCAGCAGCACAGCTTGCAGTTTGGAGTGATTACCCCGAGGAAGAGGACGCGCCTGCCATCACCCGCGAAGAACTACGCGAAACCTTTGAAGCGGTACTAGCACAGTTGAAAGAGCTTGCATGTCAGTATAATACCGGGAGACTTATACAAAAAGGAATAAAAGTAGCAATTGCCGGTAGTCCTAATGTTGGAAAATCAACTTTGATTAATTATTTAAGTGGGAGCGATCGCGCTATTGTCACCGACATCGCTGGTACTACGCGGGATATTATCGAAGCACCCGCTGAATTGGACGGTATCACTATTCACCTTTTGGACACAGCGGGAATTCGTGAAACCGGCGACGAAATCGAGCGTATTGGCATAAAGCGCGCTATGGATGCCATCGAAACAAGTGACTTGGTTTTATATCTTTTAGATCAATCAAAAACGGTCACAAATCAAGATAGAACGCTGTTAGAACAGGTAAAATTACGACCAAATCTCGTCGTTTTAAATAAAACAGACCTAGAAAACGACAGTTTTCAACATTTGGCGGATGCGGATGTTAAGATTTCTGCTCTGACTGGCGAAGGTATAGAAAATTTAAAAAAATCTATTAAGAAAGCATTGGGCATAACCCTTACGCAGGACAGCTGTCTTATCGCTTCTCAGCGTCAATTTGACTGCGTTCTGCGTTCTGAAAAAGCGCTTTCTGAAGCCATTTTTCATCTTGATTCGGGTGTGACACTTGATGTGGTGGGAATTATGATTGAGGAAGCGATTGCGCCTCTTGCTGAGCTGACGGGGCGCACTGCGTCACAATCTGTTATAGAACAAGTCTTCACAAAGTTCTGTGTTGGGAAATAG